The segment TCTCAACTGAAGATTGTCTTATGGCGGTTCTGAAGTCTGTATCTATGTAACAAAATCCGAAACAAACTTTTATAATACCCGAATAGGgctaaaatttataaacccaAAACCAATTGAATCTGAACCAAACCCGAATGGTCACCCGATCTCCCAGGCCTAAACAAGCTCCTTGTCAAGGTTCGATATGAACAAATCAGGCATGACGTAAACGGAGAAGAAATAGAGATTTGCCTTAATGAAACGAGTGCGCTTTGCGGCTATGATATATTTGTTCACTTTGTAagtttgttaatatatatttctaCTTATTTCAgagttaattaataaaaataaaaaaaaacaactattACGATTTAGTTTCTCACAATTATAGAGTCTTTCGCTGcatgttatataatttttattgtatttttgatCTAATCTACCAATTGGTGTTAATGCTAAAACATGGCAAATTCTCTTACCAATATTGaaacttttcaatatatattatgatcATCAATAAATTTCCTTCATGCGGACCATGCCAGTTCACAGTACATTATTATATTGTAATCACGAAGTGGCTACCTCCAACCTCTTAGCATTGATGAAGCTCCATACTCCAACATTAATTTAGATACAATACATTTATAACTTGTGTATTTCTTATTCTATTTGTTTCATAAAGAAcatcattttaacatttttttcttgtttcaatAAAGTTTCATTATGCATTTCTAATGTGAATtttcataataaatatatttttatccttTTAAATAACCAATAGATGTTtagttaaattattttcaattaaataattatacatTAAATAGGAGTACATTAGTATATTTAATCATTTTTCAATCTGCGTGAaatgtgtctttttttttgcattgaATTGTATTATTAAGCGTGAGATGTgtttaaatgacattttttttatgaaatagagggagtactatttttttctttttgtatatcttgtgcatttattttgtaaattaagtttgcttgtgtttatatatatatttccactTATTTTCCAATGGATTACCAAACAACTTAATATAATTAGGTTTCCAAACATATGATGTTCTCAATGTCATCCCAGAAAGTTAACTGCAACCAAATTTCTCTATACGTCATCTCAACCTTGTCTTTATTTCAATACTTTGAGCGATCTCACCTCTCTCGCGATCATAAATGAAAATGTGCATGCATGGGTTTACCACTGTAACGAGTGCCGCACATATCCACATCATCTCCATGGACGATGTGAGAAACATGCAGAACAAAAGTCATTCTTGTTCACGAATTGACTCTTGTAGGCGGCATTTTCAACAACCCAAACTATTTGTAGTAATCTAAATATTCACAATTCTACCTTCtcattatttgtatatatgatTTTTCCTCTGGATTATACATTTCCCCAAAActgaaaagttaaaaaaataaaaattaaaactgtatgaaaaaacaaaaaaaaaacagatcgaACACCACATGTCACCACACCCATTGAAGAGGTCGTTGGAACCACATCTCAAAATGAGCCATATCTATTTCCCGACCTCGCCATCAcctctatttatttttatgttatcctatgaaaaaatcatttgattttttattatattgaaaGCAAACTTCCTATCCTTCACCCATTTGACAAAACGATCATTCTATATAGAACTTggcagtattttttttttgctaagagaACTTGGCAGTTATTATCCTTCAATTGTTTTTCATACAGGCAAACAAAGTTGACTTCACTAATGGGACAAAAAAGCAAGTTGAtttgtaaaaattataaaaaaaaacataatagtactaataataatatacaCGAAATCTTTAGCTCTGAGGATCCCCGCCTTAAAGCATACTCATCTATAAAGATGTTTATCTAAGGTTATCAGCAATAAAAGGTAAATCTTTTAATGTATTGTGattctatatttaaatttaatttctataaaaaattaactaataaaaaatagatatatgTGTCTCCAAAAAGTTGCATCAGGTTCTTAAAGTGTCTTCTTTAGAACCTTGCAATGGGGAAGTTCTAATccctattttaaaacaaaaacaaaaatatagaaacaCTCAAGTGCCTGACATTCTCTGTgttatatttttggaatttttgtGACATCATTTAGaacaagaaaccaaaaaaagtGAAAGAGTTCAAATTGTTCTACTCTATTGAGAAAGACACCAAAATATATGAAGAGGTGGTGACTGGTGAAGCTTTTTCAATTCATAGAAGAAACtataacaaataaacaaaaaatataaaaatagcacacaattttattattattaattcgatttatgcatattttattatgagttgtttgtttgttggccaaaataaagagaaaataaaaactctctTTTTATACAACGCCATTCTTCGATCAATCCTCTCTGTCCttcttgttaatttttttacGCAATGCTTCTTCCgtttctctcttcctctctgcTTCTCCGTCTATCTTCTCCGATCATGTcccctgatcccttctccttccTAGCATCTTCCCCTAATTAATGCAACCAAACTTATCATTCTTTATTTATTCTCAGAGAATTAAGATCGATTTTATTAGTAACAGAATAAACCTTAgaggttgttcaaaaaaaaaaaaagaataaaccTTAGAGAGAGATATATATATGGAAAGTTCTTTAGGTTTCATGGCTGTTTTTGCCGTCTCTGGGAGCGTGGTGTTCGTCGCGAGTCAATTCCACAAGCATCTTCTCTCCGATTACTTGGACAAGTTTGAACTTGAAATCCGTACGTTAACAAAATCATGttctatattttcttttgtaaagtTTATTATGAACAGTTTGATAAATTGGAGGCAATTCATTTTGTTTTAGGATCACCAGAGAATGcggtgatgaagaagaaggtgagATTCGCGGCGGATGTGGTGGAGCCTTCAGGGAATAACAAAGAGTATCGCCGGAGACACTCCTCCAAGGCTAAATTCAATAGGGAATTGAAGATGGCGGCaaatatttgaagttttttgtatataattagTCAATATGTAAACTATTCATTGGGTTTTGAGATTTAATTTTCATTACTAAGTTTCtgattttcttttctctttatcTGATGAATATGTTTTGCAAAATTccatatttttactattttcttcACTTTTCGGGGTTTTGCCTGTTAATATTTTGTTCGTGTAAATACAAATGTGATTGCTAATTagtaattacttttttttttgtcttgtgGCTTTTTCTGTATGATATGAATACTGAATACATATGCTGCGATGTCtcttacttattttattattgtcaGCAACAATTGAGAATGACGTAAAATAGTCTAATACCGATTTATTGAAATTACAATGAGTTAGAAGcacacaaataataaaaaaatattgataaaataatttaaaacaaaaccattttttttcctttgctttAGATTAAGCACTGGTTATAATCTGTCTCGTTGATTTTGTCAAATAAACtcataaacaaatatattatttatcaaGCCGACTATGGAAAAAATCATGTTGTTGGATGGCAGTTTAATTATTACTAGATTATGATCCGCACGTCCGTGCAGGTGTACTTCAAAGCTGTTgttcaaaattttcatatatgaTTGATTCTATTATTTTTACCACTTAccaatatttaataatttttaatataattttttaattgtttaaaattgccatttgttttaatttcttataaatatataacaataatgttatatttgtttatttatatatcatttacttattataataattcatttttatgTCGAATATACATTTTAGTTCTTAATGAATTAGATAATTAGGTCTTATTAGatgatatttgttttataaaattatacacatttattatatatattctttaaaataaatactttgtgcaatatgatatattttaaactatattagaTAAAATAGGtcaattactttatattttaaattatatatacattttaatttGGGGGTTTATATTAATCCATTGTACTAAAGCCATCAAATCATAAAAGTAATCTAAATAGGTAATTATGATATAATAATAACAAACATTGGctaacataattaatataaatcgtGTAAGTCAAATTTGATAAGCAAACAGATTGTTTCCATAAAATTGATTAGTTCTGTATAAATAGATATGAGAAATATTGGCTTTAAATGTAATtaacatttatgattaaatCGACACATTACCCATTTATTTGATAGTATATATAGaaataatatttcataaatTAAGCAATTGcagattctttttattttaactattgATATTGTATTAATTAATGTGTTTGCTTAAATATAGGAACTGTTATTGATTAAAAGGTTAATGGTATTCTATTGTAATTTTTTAGGAAAGTTAGGATCAATTTatatttgtacttcagttttaataaattagatgGAAGGTGAATAATATAGTTCAACAACAGTTGAAAAATAGTGCTGGAAACTTATAGTTTTATTCTTAGTAATTTTCTTGTAAAGGTTCTTGGTTGGTTTGGATATGTATCACTACCACTGTCAAGTGCTGGCAAATACTTTTCAACGAATTGTATTAGAACTAGTTTTGAACGTTAAGTTATGGTTTATAGGCTCTGTACATAAGTACCATAAGGTCCATAACTGGTTTTTATCAGAAAAACAGTTCTCCAGTCTCTAAAACAATAAAACTATAACATACGGTTAAATACTTTACGTTATCTCTGCATTAACGTATGAACGCAATATTTCAGAAAATCGTCAAACCTAAACTATAATAATTTTTGGAAGTGTAGTGACAGCACATTAATGACTTACTAAAcattcaagattttttttttttttttttggtaaaaacacATTCAAGATTTGTCAAAGATTTGGGGTATATTATAAAAAGCTGCTtaaatgtaaaaattatattaagaccAATCAGTTAGAAACGTTGTCTTTTAACTAATGAAAAGGGTACCGTAAACAACCCGAAAGGTCATCACAGGCCAAAAATTAAGTGTGGCTTACAAGAAGACAGAACTGGTCATATGATTAATAAATATtagagcaaattagctcaatatactaaCAAAGGTGAGATACTATAGAATGTGGGGAAAATGATAATGACGGGGGAAGAAAATTGGAAAGATAtagggtatggagtgcaaataggggAGAAttggtgtgtagggagtacaaattctctaaATATTAATCCTCTGATGTTTATAACGTGATGACAGGCATACTTTATTCTATCCCATGTTCGAGAACTCGCTAGGCGCAACGCGTGCGGTCAGGTAACGCCTAGCGCCGAATCAATTAATCGGAGATTATACAGGGATTAATCGGGGCGTTATTTTGAGCATTTAATTCTGTAATTcggtatatatattaattatgtgCGCCTTTAGTGTTATTGTGACGTGGTCTAGTGGTGAGAGGCTCTAGTTTAAAACGCCTGGACCTGGGTTCGAGTAGATTAGGCGCttgttttgtctcttttttaaaaaatgaggTTAAATGATTTGGAAATGACGAAATTAACCTTATCTTCTACCTTTCAATGTGATATCTCTGCAACCTCTGGCcgctttttaattttttttttctcgatttCACAGATCTTTCTCACTATTCTTGTATGTTTTAGTGAAAATACATCAAATCTAAGACACGCTTGCGATATCAAACAAGAAAACCATGAAAACTTTGAGTTTTTTTCAAGTTCCGATTTATTGGCCGTATAACATCAATTCGCCACGGATGCAGCCCGATTTGCGTGTTTCCGGCGATTACTTGGCCGCCTAGCCCGCGTTTTCGAACATGGATTTTACcatataatatcaaaattaaatcccctatatattatttgaaacgcattataacatttttttgtaaccacGTGTCattactagaatgattcttagaatccttagagaaatatgttggtccatctaaatatataataaactttttattaaactaaccataaatacattattaatgtgcttcattatttccataaataaaattacagaattacctaatattgctaaagtatatatgacaattaatgactttgaataataaagatttgataaaaataagtgtatcTTATATtgtatttgtttaatttaaactattaaaataaattaaacaaccatagtagccatttaataaaaattaaaaaaattctttatatgttatattttgaatttttaaaaacgagtataaattactaaaaccattaaaagtttcacatttaaattttgtgatctatggtttaaaaattttgttatgacatgatacaaataattaaaaaatcatataagttgaaagtctcatttaataagtattaaaaatttaaaatatataaaaatatatatatatatatatatcattttaaattaaattatatgtcatataagaaaataaataaatatcttaattttgaaatttactttgaacaattttattttgataaaaaatttgaaaaaatattgacaaattaatttttaaaaatataataaattacttacactattaatcccacaatgaaaattttgttatcattaatttaaaatttttgctataacagatacaaatgataaaacatGAGCAAAAaatatcatctaataaatattaatattaaaatatgctacatatatgttattatcatttaaatttaattatatactatattaaatagaaaaaatattcttttggattaataaaatttatttatatgtttgcaccaacttaattatataggtaatagttactgactttttaattattcaatatatatttattatttcataataggttagaaacatataatatataaaataatttatataacgTTCATCCcacgcaaggcgcggatcttaacctaatattttgttataacctTGCACCCGCCCGTAAATTATTGAATTGGGTAATTGGAATAAGTATTGGAATTTAATTATGCAAGTATTTGATGGAAAATATATCCAAGTCACGTTTCCTTCaaaatgttgataaaaaaaggtaggatttgttttagttaaaaagATCCATTGAATTCCATTAAAATTCACCATAACtgaattctaaaaaatattgaataacaGGGATTTTCAATGGATTTAAATTCTGTTTACCAAATACTCAATCCAATAACATTAGATTTAGGTGTGAATTTGAATTCCACTCAATTCTATTAAATTACCCAATTCAATAACACCACCTAAGAGTACGTGATGATACGACATAAGAAGAGGGTAAAAAGGACGTCAAAAAAAGAgggtaaaaagtaaaaactaatCAATAGAAGGTAAATAAGGAAATATGGGATTCTGGCCTCTTTAACTTTTACTCAAGTCAGTCACAAcctcttcttaacattgaagatttttttttaaatcatcgCCAACTATGCTACAGAGCCGCATCCGGTATTCCCTTTTATTGGATGGCGCATATGGAAAGCGAGAAATGACCTTGCTTTTCAAGAAAAGAAATGGTCTATGGACAGAGTCAAGGAATCAAGACTCTAATGAGAAAAATCAGTTCATCAAAGAACCTATTGTCCACGAATCAGGTGATTAATTATTATTGCTACACTGATGGATCTTGGGTTGATGAGAATAGCAAGGGAGGTATAGGCTGGATTCTATATGATTCCCAAAACATCCCAAAAATACAGGGCTCTACCTCAACGGAAGCGACAAACTCAGTCATTGATTGAAGCTCTGGCATTAAAAGAAGCAATAATCCAGATAAACAAGCTATCATATCAGAACGTTTTGTTCTGTGGTGACTCTAGCTAGAAATAAGAAGAAAACATGAGAGCAGATCATTTAGTAACTCTAGCTAGAAATAAGAACTCTCCGTATGTTTGTAGCTTGGTTATTCTAAACTTTCTTGTAATTTCCTTAAgtattcagttacaaaaaaaaaaaaaaaaaattccttaagtaataaaatacaaagttgacaaaaaaaaatcaatagaagGTTCTTATAAGTTATGGTTTTTCTCCACAAGATTGGACCGCTAAAGTTTTAGAAGAACATTTTATAAGTTTTCAACGATAATCTTCCGTATAAAAGTTAAACAATTATCTTAAATTATTGTTCCAAGAAGGGGCGGAACCAGAAAACTATTTTACGGGGTGTCAAAATATCAATGGAAAACTGTTTTTAGAccaaaaaatgataattatgttcttttttttttttttttttgtcatcaactttacagactcatattgactctgtaaaccaaaccgggtgatctgcatccatgtgaacgacaaaagacGGTTGCTTCCTAGCACTacgtgctagactatccgcctttgAATTTTGTGTCCGTGGTACATAGATAAGCTCTGATCGGGTGAAGCACTCTTTCAGGATCTTgatgtcttccaaataacttgcaaaagctggccactcctctggttctgaaaccatcttcaccaattgagaacaatccgttgcaaacgtaacctgaaattgacgtaaattccttatgcattccattgcccata is part of the Brassica rapa cultivar Chiifu-401-42 chromosome A09, CAAS_Brap_v3.01, whole genome shotgun sequence genome and harbors:
- the LOC103841167 gene encoding uncharacterized protein LOC103841167 gives rise to the protein MESSLGFMAVFAVSGSVVFVASQFHKHLLSDYLDKFELEIRSPENAVMKKKVRFAADVVEPSGNNKEYRRRHSSKAKFNRELKMAANI